The Hydractinia symbiolongicarpus strain clone_291-10 chromosome 2, HSymV2.1, whole genome shotgun sequence genomic sequence TCCACTTtccagaagaaaaaaaatgcatgGTATAAGAGGATAAGAACTTCAGTTTACATGCAATTCCGAAGAGATGTCTTTTCTAGAAACAGGAAAGGTCAAGCCCCCCCTTGCATGTGCAATTTGTAAAAAATCTACAGGCCTTAGAAGCTCTAGAATGAGAATATAATGAAGTTACTTTTTATCTCTAATTTTTTCGTCCGGCTGTGGCTATATAATTTTATTGAGGGGACATATTTGGGTAGCTACAAACCATCCttcttcatcaatttttttattgatttgcaATAATTGTAGTTGGTCACGCATCCTTGCTTCTCAGCACTGAAAGAAGATCCGAATTTCAGTAAGTGTGtgaattttggtatatatattttgCTTTTACCACTTTAATAAGCAATTTGATGCTTAAGTAGGATGTAATTCTTGCGGtcggaatgttctccttcgttgctctcTGAAAGggtacaaagtggacttttcacagTAAAACCTTCACAGTAGAACTcttaattaaacagaatttacgaGCAAAACAGTgttaaaatattgcaaaatggcaaaaattaagcagtatctataaaacatattaaaattttaactaaaaaaagacttccttgaaaaatccagtattgtatttatgtaggtttcaccacaaaaacattatgattacGGCATTTGCACACCATTTTATAATGGCTTCTTAATCTGAATACTGGCCTGAGATTGGTTCAACCAGTATTATGATGCAAACCCGACTGCAAGAATAGACACCTAATTAAGAGGTGTAGTTTATTTATACTGTAACAGCGTAGTTAAAAGTTTTCCGTGACTGTTATGGCTATAGCTACTTTCATGAACGAATACACTTTTGTCCAAAAGAGATTTTTGGCATATTTACACATCTTATCCCCATAATACAGAAAATATCCTCAATATATGACAATTAACATTTGTTGTCCACCACTACATCATTTATTGTTTGAACTATCATCTTaggcaaaaacaaaacaaaaaacaagtcaAAATGAATATTCGCTGCACAGAACCTGAAGATTTGATGAACATGCAACATTGCAATTTATTGTGTCTGCCAGAGAACTATCAAATGAAATATTATCTATACCATGGTTTGTCTTGGCCACAATTAAGTTATGTGGCAGAAGatccaaacaaaaaaattgtgggGTATGTACTGGCAAAAATGGAAGAAGAACCAGATGATGATATCCATGGACACATTACTTCGTTAGCAGTAAAACGTTCACATAGAAGATTAGGTAGAgtaatgttttatattttcttgtaCACATTAACTTAAAAATTACTTATAAAATAGGACTTGAAGGAAACCCCGGggataaaatgatgttggacttatattatagagcttaaaaagttggttaacaagtctttttaatttttttaaaatgctctTTTCGGTctaaagatattcacatttaaagaattttagatttaattatgttgcataaattagGATTTCATATttgagtaatagcaaattttgacattttctgtcatcagtaattgtAGGCCTGTTGaaggatgtgcattcaaactttatcaatgcaaaTGATGACCCCATATCTTTGGATCTGCATGTCGGTTCGCAATAAAAtttgcagatcccaagttattgggtcattgaaaaaaatttaagaggcctgggacgagcaaacaagtatcattttggcaaaaaaaattatgttaatcaattcacctttgtAATGTTCTAATGAAAGTGctttaaaaaaagtgtgtagcgacatgttttttataagagatGATTTAGTGTTGTTTCTTATCTCTGGGTGGGATGGTTGGGTGATTTATATAGGCAGGTTACTTTGCATTAATATCAAcgttatgtttttataattagGTTTGGCAAGGAAGTTAATGGATCAAGCTGCTCGTGCTATGGTTGAAAATTTTGGTGCTAAATACGTGTCTCTGCATGTGCGTGTAAGCAACAGAGCTGCTCTTAACCTGTAGGTTCATTTTTATTCTTTACAGTAATTAAACCATGCTTGTAACaaacttctaaaaaaattgGGGAAAGCGTATTTGCTAAATTGTTGAAAGTATTTATGTAATTTTGAAGTAAATGCTTAAGGCACAAAAGCTGTGTTTTGTATCAAAATTGTCTTTTTTCCACGTGCCCTAAAGGCTAAATAcagtggttttaattttcatttatttcaatatttacaatattttttcttgccatatatttacacattttgatgataaaaaattactgttcagaaattttaaatttgaactTCTGTaggtaaaaattatttacacCTGTACTATACATTCATCTAAATAAGGTGCTCTCCAAAAGTGCACGCACTAACAAAACTCGTGAGCGCTATAGCAAAAAATTGTAGTCTTATGGAAATGAGCCTAACACTTTCTTTTGACCTTTTTCAGTTATGAGAAGACTCTCAAGTTTGACAAAAGCGAAGTCGAGCCCAAGTATTACGCAGACGGTGAAGATGCATACGCGATGCGAAAGGCTTTAACCGGTTTTAGTATGACGGAACACTGTGAGTACAATTCCGAGGACGAGTCTTGTCTAGAAATCAAAGACGCAGACATTGAAAAACTTTCGTTAAACGCTACCTCAGACGAGTGTTCAAAGAAGGAGAGCAGTAACACGTGATACAGTGAAATATAAATAGTTTTGATCGAGTTTCTTCcaatacataaataaataaatgcgaTTCTTTGTTTTTACTAATCTCCTTGTTGTACTTGTTGTATTTTACTATATTTATCACTTGGTGTAGTTTCGAATCTGTGTACTTCGAATTGTATACATTTCGTTTCTACCATTATGAATTAGTAACCATGCTCTCTATTTAGCAATACTTTGTCGTCGCACATGTTCGACTAGTTTTCGATTATTCTAGCGTATGTTTTAAATATGTACCGGAAGAATAATTTAAACTGTGGATCTTTATATAGGTATGGAATAGCAATTCCATGGTTTTCCCGAATAAGATTTACGCGATCTTTTACCATGAGTGCGACAGGTTGTCCACCGTTTTTTTTCACGTCTTTTATTCCACGCTCCCATCCACGAGGGAGACTTTACCAGCTGTCTGTACCGTGAGAGGAACACATGTCAATCCTAGCTTTTTATGTACATTACTTGCTATCAATCGTAACTGTTCCATTGACATGTCGTTGAAAAGTAAGTTTAATGCTTGCAGGGCGTTGCTTGCGGGTTTGTGTTTATAATAACCCGCCAGCCCGTCCCCGGATGTTTTATTGTTCCCTGTGATTTCTTCTAAATATTTACTTTCATAATTTTCATGGtcctttttttcttcattcGTTCCTAATATCTccattatgttttttgttttgttaaaatcttcgaaaaaattatttcctcTTCTCCATGCTCGCAAACTTAGATCTCCATCGCCGATGACATTTATCCATGTTGTAGCTAGCCATTTTTCGCCGTTTTCAACTTCGCAATGACCGGACATTGATTCTTGGTTTAACTCACCAACCATACCGTCCTTAGgatttatataattattataccaaaacacgGCTTTTCCTTTCTTAGGCTTTACGACCAGGGATGATTTGGGACATCCAGTGATTTGATTTGATTCATCGATAGCACGAGCAGAAAATAtctgaaatgaaaaataaaatagcagGTCCGACGAAACGGGTTGGGGGAAGATGGTTTTGGTAGTGCCATGAATTCTTACTTTTTTTAGGAACAGCTTCGAAAACACTATTTTTCCATTACACGCAGTAAAACTTGTGAAAAAGAGGAAAGCTATCACAAAatgccatcgcgaacatatgaATTCGCTTTTTTCCACAAACACATAGAATCATGAAGTAGAACAGAGAcaaaatttaagtatttttctCACCAGGCCTTTTCGTCGCCTTTATAATATTTAGATTTCGCAGTACATTACCCTGAGAAAAAAGTAAGGACTCTAAAAGTCATACCTCGTAATCACGATTCCACATGAAGAAGCTGCCTCGTAGTAGTTTTTGTCCAGGCAACCACCAATAACCAGAAACTTTAGTACCATCGATTATTTTACCTTGATACTTGATATTTGGATCGCCTGAGCTTTGCGCATTGTATCGTTTTTCAAATTTCATCGTATCTCCTgaatacatttatttttattaacactTTTACAAAAATCAACAAGGCAAATAAAGCATTCTTTTTTGCCTcgttttacatatatatttctGAAGAAGAAACACGGACCTTGAAAACAAGCGAGTCAAATAAACCACTGACGCAATTTGTTTATACTAGTTCGAACTAAACGTACCTATGATGATACCATGTTGAAACGAGAAATCTCCACTTTCGTCTTTCCCCTGCGCAGAGAAAATCCTGTTTGAACCTTCTCTTTTAAAAGCAAAGTCGACTTGAAAGTAAAACTTGCTACCGGTTGTTTTGGCGTATATGAAATAGCCTCTCCACTCTCCCGAGTTGTTCATTACATCCTAAACGAAAAgaactttgtttttttgcaaatatcGAAAAGAAAACCGAAATTAGAGTTAAGACTTTAATTACGTTTACAGAGTCAAAACAGTGCAAAAAACTGCTTTTGTCATATAAAGTTCTAGATACATGTTGCGACGTTTGAGTTAAAGAAAGGAAATACCCGAAGAGATCAATTAAAACGTTCGAGGTAAGaagagattcgagttataggggTTCGAGTAATAAAGAGTTTTTTATGAGTTTATTAAGAAATTCTCATTGTGTCAGCGAAATCGTCTGAGTTAAAGATATATTCGAGTTATAGgggttcgagttatagagagttCACTGTATATAAAAGAGAGCGATTACATTGGTtatttatacattatttttcgGTTAAAAAGATACTCTTGAAACTtactaattgttgctgacgtcagcaaaattattTACCCTGAATTTTGGAACCTTTGTGAACCCATTCGTAGATTAAGTTCGTGGTGCGGGCGCGTTAGAGAATGCCACCAGCAAATATTAAATGCGTTCTACATGGCCTCCCCGTGCGCTAAAGTAGCGCTTTTTTTAGGATATCGGCTGCAGAGTATTGGCCAATTTACCCTTTTGACCATGTTTGAATAATGACACACaaacttcttttgttttattaattttgcggtaccattttgcatgacagacgcaatgcagtataaaaaaggACGGgagaacccatggatttttctaTGGGCCACCTACtagtctatattaaaatactaaAATTTCCGTCTGCGAGCCAATTATGGTAGCTACTAGCATTGGCGGGTAAACCCTGTGGATTTTCACAACGGTAAATTGTCGTAGAGTTTCCTGTGCTTATAACTCGTAGTTAGTCTTACCTGATATTTATTGTTCGCCAGTGGAAACGCAAGTTCTCCTCCCTCTACATCGCTGAGAAaaatattcattgaaatgtacctacAAAAAGGATGTAGAATATCTCTACATTAATAGTCGTATTTTTtctgtctgtccgcaagaaaaGTGTCATACAACGGccaaacaaaatataataaagaCAGACGACCCCGTAAATGTATCCACTGGTTAACGTCTAGTATAATGATATAGCAAAATAATGCATTAACTTGTCTCGATAATTCTTTGACTCGATTATGATTATGATTCAGTTTATTGGGGAAAAAGTGCCTCTCGGTAATCGATCTGGTAAAATTATTACGACAACAATTTACCTCGATAATTCCTTAAAAATCATCAAAGTTAGCAGAGTAGGTATGCAAGTAAAAACGAGTGGAGACAAACAAGCAAAAGAATCCATCAAAGTAAAGAACATCATTTATATCCATACCTACAAAGTCTGCAGACCTTTCCTACGTCACCATACAAACAGCAAGGTATATCTCTATCCACAGGCTCGCTATCCTGGCGAGTCAATTGGAACTGTCCTTTTGAGAATTGTCTAACTTGTAAGGGTTCACTTTCTTCTATGATATCCACAGGTAGACCAGTTAACATTGCAACTCTGAGAGAGAAATGGAAAATACAGGTTTATAtctatttttagtaaaataGCGCTTCTTAATACAACTCTGTATAACTTAATATGACTCACATCTTGCATCTTACGACTTACATTTTACGACTTAGTACAGCTTAGTACAACACTTAGTACGACTTACAACATCTAACGACTTACAACTTACGACTTAGTACAACTTTGTACAACATAGCACAACACTTAGTACGACTTACATCTTACATCTCACATTTTTTACCTTTTATGATATTCCTCAAAATATCCATCTGTTTGTAGTCGTAATAACTCATCCGTGTCGTGCCATACCCATGATGCTCTTGATGTTATGTTACGTAATCTACTCTTTTCAGTTCGGATTCGTTGAAAGTATTGATTGGCTTTCGTGAAAtctgtttttttcatttcatccaACGTGACTTTACctgaatgaaaaaaataagattCTTTACATCTTATTGTAAAACACGTGCAAAAGTTTtcgataaaaaattaatttactctGACCTTGGATAAAAGAAAAAGCGCTGACTAAGTTTTAATCTCGTCCCAAGGGTCTTTTGGTTTATGGAGCCGTTATTGCAGATCAAGTTAACCAAagaggcaaaatgccctgggaacaaaGTTGTAACTTTTACCACAATGAAACTTCGACTTGTATTCCTCACGACAAATCAACTGCTGAACTTAAGACGATTTTATTTAGGTGTGTTTGGCCGTAGCTTCTCATGTTCAATATATTGACATGTGCATTAGACGTTCTTCTAGAAGGGGCGTctttattttagaaaatgttttcagCGGATGTCATTTAACAACCAATTAAAATCCTAAAATCGCTGCCATCTTGTATTGGCGTATTAAGCGTTCGCGTCTGCGcagatatttttaaagaatattCAAACCAatgtttaaaacacagtcattTGTGTGGTTTAAATGCCTGGAAATATGGTTTCAGTGGATAGACTTCCGGAGATAAACATTAAATGTCATTTAACACAACGGTAGCTATATTAAACACCGTTGAGAAGAGAATGCAGTAGTAGGTTTTCTcttaaaaatacaaacattCTATTATTGAAACCGGAATCATTTAATTAAACTAAGCAACATTTCTTACCGTCTTTGTTTTCGTCCATTTTTGTCAAGAAAAACATGTCATCAACATCTTCATCAGTAAACTCAACGCCGGACAGTCCTGGTAGTAACCGCACCTACGGAGTAGAagaaatacataaaataaagacagttagaattttatttttgactgattTTTCACTGGGTAGATTATTTGCGCGAGATGATATCGAGTATATTTGTGCAATATATTGCACAAACGAGCAGTTAGTGTCCTAAACAAACTtaggttaaggtaaagcctaaaCGGACTTATTTGCCCCTAAGGTACCTGTGACGACATTAgtcaaaaggtttttttttaagtttacctACACAACTTCGCCCCAGGTTTCCCTCAGATTGTGTTCCGTATAGACGAGTCCTCATACAGCCAGTTCTTTGCGAAAACAAAATAATTCGCTGTATATTCTGCTATCTAATTTGTTGTCGACCTACCTCATTTGCTGTGATGATGCCATTTTGATCATAATCCCATTCCTTGAATGTCTGTTCAGCATCTTTGAATTGCATGTCGGGAATCTTATTAGAAAGTGGTTTCAGTGATTTGGCTGTTGCAATGTCGATCAGTAATTCGCAATCTTCTTCATCGACAAAGTTGTCAACCTCTGAAAATGAAACAATGAAATTGTTAACCAATCAAAACATCTTTTCTTATCTTGTTAGCCTATCAAAGCGCCCTTTTAATCATCTCGTTAGATAATAACTGGAAGGCGCGATTCACACCTTTTGAGCAAGTTAAAGCATACAATTGTTGAATATTTTCAATACAATGAATCTAATTCCcaggacttttttatttttcggacTGGGATCGAAGTTGCTTAAAATGGTCAACGAAACGCTGAGTGTTAACACTACGAGGATAGAACAAAAGACTATTTCTATCATCTTAGGTTAAAATGACTTGCTCTACAGTTCAATAAACATTCCGCCATTTTCGTCGTATATCATGTACGCCACTGAAATCACAAATCAACAACCTATTTCGTAGCCAACTCAAAGATTTTAATGCGAACAAAGTATCTACCAACGTATGTTTCTTCAAATAGTTTTATAACATTGGTGCAAGTAATAAtggttataatatatatatataccgaaTATTAACGGGTTCCGACTTAACACTCTGACTTTAGAATCGCCGCCTCCAGGCAAGGCTACTTCTGTTTCATCTCCTAACTTAATGGACTCAAGGGATGGTAATTTTATGcgacgaaattttaatttttttttctctatctTTGCTTGATTTAACGGTGTGATTTTCTCGCATACTTTTTCTTGATCGTCACAATTCAAGTATTCCTCGATAATAGatcgttttactttttctttgtatCTCGCTTCAAGCAATAGACAACACCATGATCCGATAAAAAAACATAGAACCAACTTCATTGTTACTAGCCGCGGTTTCCTGAGTCGAAAtctctttttttcttgtaaGTGTGGAGGAGGACGAAAAATTTGATTTGTTCGTAAAATGAGCAACAAGGAATCTGATTGGTTGCTTAATTATTTGCATGATTAAACAGCGCGATAAACACATTAGCTGCATGGTGGAGGGTTTTTATCGACATTTTTCGAGAACAAACGAATAATAATTAGAAAATGCGCATTTTTTTTCATGAAGtttaaaataacaagaaaaatttttctaattgcaaagaaaaaatttaGTCATCtccgaatatttttttaaaaaactaatgaTATAAAGTTCTTCGgaaaaaatataacttaaatTACAAAGGGCATTTGAAACTgtggaaattattaaaataatttcttcttattaatttgataaGAAACTATCAAAAGTGTTGCCATAGTTTATTGAATACAACTGTCAGTGATCTTATAACCTGAGCATTCTTCTTATCTGGTAACCAATGAACATAATTTTCAGTATGCTTTTTTGAGCATTTTTAAACCTAATACCCACTCTCCGTAAAAGTCATATAAACTCATGCATGAGAGGTCTGGTGACTATATTGTAATATATCGAACATGTTGAACTGACCATGTTAAGAGAGTTAACCACCGGAATTCTGCGCAAACGATGttgataaaaacataaaaatctcAAATCTGGAAATCGCTGCAGGAATATGAAGCAATTGTAGTGATGATGCTATAATCGAATGTGACATATACATATTAGATACATACATTAAATATTCGCATATATACATTGCCAAAATgagcaaatatttctttatctttattcATCTTCTCAATATATTCATAAATGGTGAAATCATGTACATTGATGGATCCAATAACTTTGCAGCTTCGCACAGCAGCAGTAATAATGGAGACGACGAGTCCTCACATTTACCACTGAGCGCTCTATTTTCACAGTCTGATCGATATAAATGTCTAGTGGATGGATGCAAGAAAGGGGGAAAAATGCAGGAGAAAGTTTATTATGGCCCCAGATTTCAACAGATACATCTTGCATTACCTAGGAGGGAGTATACTGAGGTAGTGTTTTCTAAATTGAAATTCTCTTTAAAATTTGTCTTATTAATAACTCAAAGTTCAGCAAATTCGCGTGGTTATTTCCATGTTCTACAGCTGGAGCTTAATTATAACGGATAAAGTTGAAGAACTACTTAGATTCCAGCttggttttttttattctcactTAGCTTGCACAACCATCGCCAATCTCGTTCCTAGAACTCCCTTTTCTTTCCGGAAGTACCAGAAAAAAGCTCTCGGAACGAGACTACAaccttttaaattctttttttaaaccaattttTACGATTCTTCTTCAGGCCTTTGCTCCATCGTCCTTCTTATAAAAGACATATTTCTTTTTGTTCCTTTAGTGTTTAAAGAATAAGCCACACTGGAAAGCAGGATTCTTATTAGCCGGAATGTGGCTCTGtctaataaatgtttttataattataaCAGCCAAAATATTTCACGTTTATGCATTGGATAGACCAAGGAGGTCTCTCTACAAAAACGAAAAATTACGTCACAAAAATTAGTTTATAGTGGAACATTGGAACACCAAGCCTAAGCTTCTTCTTATAGCTGGTGTTCTACTGACAAAGTAACAAGGGGGCTTTTTGTTACCCTCTTAACTGGCGCTTTACCACAGATTTTTTATAAGACTTTTTTAACGCCATCACACCCGCTATGcttcttttagtttttaatgtaATATATTATAGTTAACTTCTAAGATATACAGTGGTAAAACGTTACAAAAAGATCTAAtacgttaaaatttaaaaatagaagaaagaaaaaatggaaaatatagcAATGCCATTATACCTTCAAGTCAGGAGACTCATAGAAGGCAAAAAAGTCTTATCATTGAGAACCTGCTGGATCTACGCTATGCGTAGTTCGCGAGCTTGTCGAAAGAGAAATGTTAATTTTGGCTCCATTTACAACAGTTAACGTATTTGTAATATTTACAACTTGTTTAAAATATTAGTAAAAAGATAAAGGATAAAGTGTAAGTGTGGACATTAGTTTGAATTCGAAAAAGGATGATGAATATTGTTATTAAAAGAAGGATGTTTCTTCTTGTAGACAACACAAGAtaaattttttcacttttgattgaaaagttttaaaacaacatttGTTTTGTAAGATTGATGGTTTAATTTTGGAGATCTTGTTCCAGATATATGGGCCGCGATACGAAATGGAAAATCGACTGAACTTTTTTTTCCTAAATGGCGTGTAATACAACCCAGTACATCTAGTGACATATTTGTTTTTCATCACATAAAACGTGTTTGAGAACTAGCTAAGAATTCTCTATTTAAACTTTTAGGGTAGGCTGTAGAGcactaaaaaatgtttaagaagTTTGCTAAGCTAAGGAATCTTTGAAAATCCATTAGATTTAACACAGTAAATTTCTTAAAGCTGTAgtttttaagctttttaaaaAGCCAGCTATATAGAGTATAGTATAGTACTACTTGAAtcgatttaaaatttataaaaaaactctgAAAGTATTCGGTGCGCTCTACATCACACCAACGCAGGGGAGGGAAGTCTTTTTTCACTGTACATGACttaataattttgtttagaCCGGCTACGTGGAAAATATTACGTGCAATAATCGTGTGATGAGCGTGAAAACGTTAAGTAAAACTCCACAGATTTTTGGtgagtcatttcttacattGATAGATGGAGTCGTGTAACTGCAGAAAAGTCGTGTCCACGCTCCTTGATATCCCGacgaaatttaattaaaaaaaaaatacgtttaGTGACAAAAATTTCccttcacaaaatattttctgtgtGAAATTTTTACCAATGAATAATTTTGCTTTATTCCCGACGAATTAGCCCTGATGAGATATCATCTTCAAGTCAATTCTATATAGTCAAGCATAATCTTACAGTAAATATGGTTTTTACATAGAGATTACAAATTTCCTGAGTCCCAATGAAACGGAACTGATCATTGACATGGTGAAAGCGAAGGGAATGAAAAAACCTTCCCTAAGAAATATGACAGTTCAACTTCCTGATGAAATCAATCAACATATATTTGACGGTTGGGATGAAGATTTTGATGGACACCTGTCAATTAAAGAGGTGACTACAgattaatgtatttttaaatgatctcTGAAGCATGACGAGCAGGGAATTACAAAACCGCCCAAATAAACGCCCGCTTAATGATAAAGACACATGGCGTTTGTTTGAAAACTTTTGTTGGTAGTTTGCACACATTTTAGGGGATTTTGATTGGACTTTTAATTGCAATTAACCCTCCAGTAAATTAATTCTCCTAACTTATCACATCAATCATATAAATCATCAACATGGCCGACAAAAATTCACTACCCTCGCCCTCTTCCATCCACCCTTTAAGACCTTCCACAAGAAAAGCTAAAATATTCATCCTCCCGATATGTCAAACGGGTTTTGCCGATTCTATTGATCTTAACTGATATGGCGGACAGATTAACTTGAAGAATGCTTATTTCTCGACCTGGATGTCCATATAAATGAAAACAGTAGGAAACGAATTATACACTTTTTTAGAGTCACGGTGTATCTTTTTAACCTCTTCCccagtttttttttctaactGGCCCTGCGCTTTATAACAGGTTTGGCGAAAAAGGTGTTCGTCTCGCTGGtagatatacaaaaagaaataacaagCTCTGAGATCGAATTTGGTATCCTTTGTCAAcaacaatttttcttctttatagaTCAGTCAAATTACTGAGTTGAATCCATACCTGTTGACGGAAGATGATGTTGTAGATTTGTAAGTAACATTTTGAAGGGTtgatcagttgaattaatttaaACTGTGAAAAATAATTATCTACTGATGCtcttgttgttaattttaggaTAAAGTCAATTGACAAAGATGAAAACAGTACGTTTTTTTTATGCTAAAAAGAGAAACTTTTAGATTGTTCCGCAAGATGTTTGTCGCGAAACCTAGGGAACCTaaaaacaacctcgttcccagagcatTTTATTGTCAGACAGGCCTTAAAAACTGCTCAGGGGCCGCAAGACCCTGGGGATGAGGCCGACCTGAAAATTTATTACGCTAACGCTTTTATAAGATTcatttaaatttagaaaaatctaaaaatttgaaagataGAACCGATGTCCCTTTTTGGTATTAAAAACTGTTATCTTCCTAAGTTCTATTTTTGTCTCTAATTTTCATATTTCTCTTCTCTAGATTATCTCAGTTTTGGTGAATTATTCGAAGGTGGTTTGcaggaatttaaaaataatctagACGCAAGAGAACGAgtgagaaataattttaaaataaaaaatgttgaagaGGCTTGGTTGTGGCATGATGAAGATGAACTACTTGCGTATGAAGATTTGCTAGAAGATTACCATGAACGGTGAGTCAGTCTTGACATTTTCATTGTCAAAGAGTCCTGAGAACGCAGTTGTTTTTTTCGTCTGCAGAGTTGGCAAGTAGACTAGGTCAACAATCTAATTGCTTTTTTTAGTGTAGTGTATGATTCT encodes the following:
- the LOC130630369 gene encoding uncharacterized protein LOC130630369, whose translation is MKLVLCFFIGSWCCLLLEARYKEKVKRSIIEEYLNCDDQEKVCEKITPLNQAKIEKKKLKFRRIKLPSLESIKLGDETEVALPGGGDSKVRVLSRNPLIFEVDNFVDEEDCELLIDIATAKSLKPLSNKIPDMQFKDAEQTFKEWDYDQNGIITANEVRLLPGLSGVEFTDEDVDDMFFLTKMDENKDGKVTLDEMKKTDFTKANQYFQRIRTEKSRLRNITSRASWVWHDTDELLRLQTDGYFEEYHKRVAMLTGLPVDIIEESEPLQVRQFSKGQFQLTRQDSEPVDRDIPCCLYGDVGKVCRLCRYISMNIFLSDVEGGELAFPLANNKYQDVMNNSGEWRGYFIYAKTTGSKFYFQVDFAFKREGSNRIFSAQGKDESGDFSFQHGIIIGDTMKFEKRYNAQSSGDPNIKYQGKIIDGTKVSGYWWLPGQKLLRGSFFMWNRDYEIFSARAIDESNQITGCPKSSLVVKPKKGKAVFWYNNYINPKDGMVGELNQESMSGHCEVENGEKWLATTWINVIGDGDLSLRAWRRGNNFFEDFNKTKNIMEILGTNEEKKDHENYESKYLEEITGNNKTSGDGLAGYYKHKPASNALQALNLLFNDMSMEQLRLIASNVHKKLGLTCVPLTVQTAGKVSLVDGSVE
- the LOC130630380 gene encoding N-alpha-acetyltransferase 11-like codes for the protein MNIRCTEPEDLMNMQHCNLLCLPENYQMKYYLYHGLSWPQLSYVAEDPNKKIVGYVLAKMEEEPDDDIHGHITSLAVKRSHRRLGLARKLMDQAARAMVENFGAKYVSLHVRVSNRAALNLYEKTLKFDKSEVEPKYYADGEDAYAMRKALTGFSMTEHCEYNSEDESCLEIKDADIEKLSLNATSDECSKKESSNT